The following is a genomic window from Rhinoraja longicauda isolate Sanriku21f chromosome 26, sRhiLon1.1, whole genome shotgun sequence.
CTCTCCtcgttccctccctccttcctcaccccctcgcTTTCATTTTCTCTTGCCCCTCGTTCGCTCCTAATTTTCTCTTTCATTctattctcttctctctctctctttttctttttctttccttttcttttcttttcccccTTGCCCGTCCCTCTCCCTAGCAGCCACACACTCTGCCAGTGCTGCGGGAGCTCTCAGCACTTCATCTGTTTCCGTGTTCCGGGTCACGTGGCCAGGCTGTAACAAGGCGGGCGGCACATGACCGGTCACCTGACCTGCCCCCCCGCCAGCGGCTCTCCCGGACATCAGAAGGGGCGGCGGACGGTGAGTCGGGGACCCGGCCCGGCGGGCAGAGTGGGGCGGGGATGGAGGCAGCGAGTCGCGGGAGATGGGGCGCGGCCCGGTCAGGAACAGATGGAGAGAACGCCTCACTCTCCAGCCTATTGAAATGCCAGCTCTGGGAGTGTGTGGCGGCACCGGGAACTTCAgtgtggagggagcttcactctgtgcctgacccaggcgggagtgtgtgatgggacggcgCAGAAGAGTTTTAATCTGTGTTTAACcccgggagtgtgtgatgggatggtgtGCAGAGTGCTTTATTCTGTGTTAAACtttatttaataatttaaaaGATTAGCAAAACGTTTAGATTACAATGCAATCATCGTGCTCCGCCATGCACCCTAGCCTTTGGTTCTGAAAGACATGGAGAGAACCTCTCCAGGCATGGATGTTCTTTTGGGAGACAGATGCAGGCCATTAGTCTGTCTGACAAGGGGGTTCTTGTcagcctcccccctcactctgtcacccctcccctcactcctctgccatctcttcccctccccctacactgGGAGAGTGGGGCTGAAGTGCAGTCAGAACCTGAGGAACAGCCCCACAGGAGCTACAACCTTACTCCAGGAAAATATGGAGCGCAGACTCCTGCAGGCAGAACCAAATGGAAACCCTGTTGCACTCTGCAGCCCAGGTCCCCAAGGTAGAGGGGGTAGAGTGCATGTGTAGAGAGATCTctatataaaattgagaggcatagacagtgtagagagtcagaacctttttcccagggtgcaaatgtccaacactagagggcacagctgtaaggcgagagggggaaagtttaatggagatgtagagTGGTGGGGACCTGAAACCCATTGTCATGGGtcatggtggaggtagatacgaaagtggcatttaagtggtttttagatagacacataaagctgcagggaatagagggatatggatcatgtacaggcagatgagatcagtttaatttgacatcctATTTGGCCCAAAtatcgtgggctgaaggacctgttcctgtactgcagtgttctatgtaccttcactggagaccaccaccccccctccccctccctccattcctcagtACTCTCTCCTGCTCTACCATTCACGGTATGTGTTTCTCCCTTAAGTGTATCATCTTGCTCTGAGCAACTCACAATTGCAACAGCCATTTCACTGCAGACTTTACCAACTGATGATTCTCATTGAGTAGCGTATGACTATCCACACAATCATCAACACTTCCAATTTTCACATCATCTGCAAAGCAACTTATTGTGCCTCCTTTAAACACAGCCAACTTGTTAATCTACATGGTGAAGAGTAAGGGTCCCAGCACATCCCtggggcacaccactggtcactggcTTCCAGTCATAAAAAACCCTCTGCCTCCTGTTACTACATTTGCCCACCCCCCCTCGCTCTAACCCTTTGAATgaacctcctatgtgggacccttTCAAAGGCTTTACATGAGTCCATGTTGCCCTAATCACCTGCATTGCCCTCAGCAATACATTTtcttacctcttcaaaaaattcaaccaTATTGATGAGACAGTATTTCTCTCCAAAAGACTCTGCTGGCTTTCTGTGAGTAACTCCTGCCTGTCCAGGTGCAGATTAATTTTGTCCCTCAGATTTAtttttccaataatttccctaccactgacattaGATTCATTGGCCTGTAATTGCCAGGCTTATCCCTGTGCCCTTGTTGAATAAAAGTAGCTAATTTGCTGTCCATCCAGCAGTCAAAACTTCATGTGGCCAATGAAGATTTGACATCACATTCAGGGACCGGAACACCTTGCATCTCGGAGCAGCCTGGGACACACAAATTCCTTCCTAagtatccctccctcctcccccacccccacccacacgatGTTTATACTTATGACGGCCTCCGTTACTTTCAATTCTGTACATCTGCTACATGCTTCCTCTTTTCCCTTGCGTTTTACCCTGTCCAGGCCCTTCTGTGATATTGAAAgcagccttgccccaatttagaacatTGATTCAGAAACCTATCTTCTCCGGAACTACCTCGAATAAGTTCATGATACGGTGAAGCAAGGAGATGGGATATGCGAATGATTGAGTTGTTTTAagaatgagggtagggcagtggatgttgtccacatggtaggttgatccaCAAGATTAGGATGCATGGGATCAAAGGTGACCTGGACGCTTAGATTGATAATTGACTTACCCATAGCAGacaagagggttgtggtggaagggtgttattctggctggaggtctgtgaccagtggagttcgcaGTGGAGGACCAGGGATCTTTGCTGAGATCTGTTGTCTGTGATTTATATAAATggtttggatgtaaatgtagatggattggttagtaagtttgcagacagcactgtcaaagtatacagtgggatgtACGTCAGATATAGAAAGGAGCAGAGAAATGACaagtggagtttaatctgagcaagtgtgttaTTGCACATTGGGTGGTCGTATGCGAGGAGAAAGTTCTTGCAATGGCAGGATTCTTCACAGAGTTGATGTACGGAATTAATGTTCAAGTCCatggctccctgaaagtggcaacacaaatagataatgGTAAAGAAGACGTATCGTATGTTTCCCTTCAATGGTTacgacattgagtataagagtcaggaagtcatgttgcctttattggactttggttaggccacatttggaatattgtttgcagttctggttgtcccaatACTGGAAGTGGTGTCTGGATTAGACagcattagctataaggaaaggtAGAACAAGcagggattattttctctggagcatcggaggctgaggagagacctggtAGAAGGAAAAACAATTATGAAAGGcaattaaggtgagtggggcaatacTTAGAGGatatgtgcagggcaagattttttacacagaatggtgggttcctggaactcgctgcctggggtggtggcagCAGATGCAATCGTGACATGCAAGAGGCATTTAGGTAGCaatgtggatatggagggatatggattacgtataGGCAGAGGTTCTGTTCTCCTTATCGTCCACAGAGGGAGTGTGGCCAACGTCACCAGCTTGGTGCCCTGGACAGAGGGTGCGCTGTCAGGGGAGAGATCAACCAGACTGGGATGGTGTTCTCTAGTTTAGAAAAATGACAGAAAATCTCAAACTTTGAAAATTCTTCAAAGACTAAAAAATCTGGATGCACCAATGTTATTTCCTCTGGCTGAAGAGtgcagagggtgggagaggagtagAACGATGGAGAGGCTGCCTGGGACTAGATGAGAAATTCAAGGGTGGTGAACCTTGCAATTGTTGAACCCAGATGGGCTGGAGGCTCGGTCATCAAGTTCAATCATAGATTCGTGCAGAAACggttcaagttgagtttattggcgTACACAGGAAGATGGTGagttacaggtacaatgaaaaccttgcttgcagatacaggcacatggactcagaTAACATGCAAATGAAACTATACAAATTACAAATATAATAAAAGGTTGTGCAAACATCTAGAATTTGTGCAAAAACTTAGTTAAAAGaaaaagtccatggtagtgcacgaGGTGGTCTGCGATGTTTTGTTATGTGTCGGTTGCGGagctaggattagggttgtgtaggtcggttcaagaacctgatggttataGGAACGTAGCTGTTCTTCAGATCGTCAGATTTCTGGACATTAAGTAAATCAGGGATACGGGGAGAGTGGTGGAGGATGAAACTGAGGAAGATCAACCGTGATgtctgaatggcagtgcaggcttgagGACTGTACTCCTGCTCTTAATTCTCATGGGTCAGTGCAGCGGGAGCTTTGCGCTCTCCAATGCTGAGAATGACTGAGCGGACAGTGCAGGAGTCTCATTCTGTGTCTGCATCTGAtcctgggagtgtgtgacgggacggtgtagagggagctttgCTCTGTTTGAGAACCCTTGTCAAGGGTGTGAGTCTGGTGATCCGACGTGGTGGTGTGCTCTGTGGTaccacggcggcacggtagcgcagcggtagagttgctgctttacagcgaatgcagcgccggagactcaggttcgatcctgactacgggtgctgcactgtaaggagtttgtacgttctccccgtgacctgcgtgggttttctccgagatcttcggtttcctcccacactccaaagacgtacgggtatgtaggttaattagctgggtgaatgtaaaaattgtccctagtgggtgtaggatagtgttaatgtacggggatcactgggcggcacggacttggaaggccgaaaaggcctgtttccggctgtatatatatgataatctCAGCAAATGGTGCAGGGTGACGTGGAGTGAATGGGGGTCACAGAATGAGCCCGATGTGttcggtgaggggggggagatcgCTGTGGGTCGAGAAGGGCCGTTGTGTATGTTAGGGGTTctggtgtgggagggggatgTATGCCCAGTGGGGTTCACAGCCTGAGCCCGCCCCTCTTTGTTCCCTGCAGGTGGGGTGCTTGGACATTGTCCACCCGGCGGCCTGGGGCCCAGGGTGGCGAAGGATGGAGTGGCTAGTGTCCGGCGCGGAGCGGGAGCTGGGCATCGAGCGGCGGCAGCTGGCGCTGGGCGAGGGCCGTCAGCTGGTGGCCCTGGTGCCGGCGCGCTGGGCCGGCAGCTTGCGGCAGGGCTGGCCGGGCCCTTGCCCCCGGCCCGAGGGTCTGAGCACGGCCGAGCTCTCCGCCCTGCTGCAGCGCTCGGCCTACAAGTTACCGGTCGGCTGGACCCGCGTCTCCATACAGGGCGTTCGGAAGAGACGGCTGTCCCGCTGGCAGCCGCCGGAGCACGGCGCTGGGCCGCCCAACCTCGGCTCCCTCTGCGGCTTCATGAGCCACGTGGCCGAGCAGAACTTCCGCAACTTGTGGCGGGAGGCGCATGCGCGCTGCATGGTCGCAGGGCAGGACCAGAACAAGGCCACGCCCGCTTCCGTGCCGCAGACCCCGCCCACGCCCCATGCCACGCCGATATTTGCATCACAGACCCCACCCACTACCCGGGCCACGTCCGCGTCACAGATCCCATCCACGTCCCATGCCGCGCCCAGTGCGCACGCCACGCCCTCACCCGCGTCATTTGCCACGCCCTCACCCGAATCACAATGCACGACATCTGGCCTTTCCCAGCCGCCGCCCACCTTCACGTCACGCACCACGTTCACCCCCGCCTCACAAGCCACGCCCGCCGCCACCTTCCCGCCAACAGCCCCAGCCCTGTCCACCCGCACGTCACGGGCTGCTCGCCTCGACGCCCTCAAGGCCTCCCTCAGCCGGGCGCTGGGCTGCAGCTTTGTGCAGGTGGAGGCGCATGAGGGCGGCCCGGTACCTGCCCCGGCCCCAGGGCCCATCCACCCCAACCTGCTGCCGGTCCACGCCCTACTGGAGACGACCCAGGCCCTGTACCTGGTGCAGCCGCTCCCCTGCTACACCCTGCGGGATGCCGTCATCTTCAGCCCCGCCAAGCTGGCCGGCAGCCACGCCAAGGTGCTCTTCGTGCTGTACCAGGCCCTGCAGGCGCTTCGGGCCTGCCACCGGGAGGGGCTGGCGGTCGGCGGCCTCACGCTGGCACACCTGGCGCTGGACGAGAGGCTCTTCACCCAGCTGCGCCTCAACCTCGGCGACTacgaaggggatgaggaggaggaggaggaggaggagggggtggtggaggaggaggaggaggagcaggagcGGCAGCAGCCGGAGGAAGACGGGGCGGGGGGGCCGGAGCCCTGCTCGGACCCCCAGGACCTGCGGGAACTGGTGACCGGCTGGGTGCAGGGCCGGGTCAGTAACTTTACGTATTTGATGGGTGTGAACAGGCTGGCGGGCCGGCGGTCAGGGGACCCCAACTACCACCCGGTGCTTCCCTGGGTGGTGGACTTCAGCAGCCCGCACGGTGGCTTCCGCGACCTGCGCAAGTCCAAGTTCCGCCTGACCAAGGGCGACAAGCAGCTGGACTTCACCTACCAGATGGCGCGGGAGGCGCTGTGGGCGGAGGGCGTGTGCGGCGGGCCCGGCGTGCGCGTGCACGTGCCGCACCACATCCCCGACGTGCTGAGTGACATCACCTATTACGTGTACACGGCCCGGCGTACGCCGCGCGCGCTGTTGTGCCGCCACGTGCGAGCACAGTGGGAGCCGCACGAGTACCCGGGCAGCGTGGAGCGAATGGCGGCCTGGACACCCGACGAGTGCATCCCCGAGTACTACAGCCAGCCAGACCTGTTCCAGTCGCTGCACCCCGACATGGCCGACCTCCAGTTGCCCGCCTGGTGCACCCACGGCCCCACCGCCTTCGTGGCCATGCACCGCCGCCTGCTGGAGTCGCGGGAGGTGTCACAGGAGCTGCACCACTGGCTCGACCTTACCTTCGGCTACAGGCTGTCGGGCCGGGAAGCCGTGCGGGCCAAGAACATCTGCCTGCCCCTGGTCGATGCCCACACCCACCTCACCTGCTACGGGGTGGTGCAGCTCTTCGATCAGCCACACCCACAGCGCATGGTGGGCCCGGCCTGGGCCCCCGCCGAGCCCCCGGCCTTCACCGGCCGGCCCCAGGCCTGGCACGGGCAGGGCTGGGCGGCGcccgaggaggaggagggggcccAGGCTCCGGTAGGGGTGGAAGAAGGGGCCGGGGATCTGGAGGAGGGCACCGAGGCGCTGGATTCCCTCTCTGCCTTGGACGGGCCCTCTGCCCCGGCCTTGGATGCCCCCCCTGCCGGCCCTCCGCAGGGCAAGGCCTGGGGTCCGGGCGAGAAGGAGGAGGGCCCGGTGCACCTGCCCGAGGGCTTCAACCCACTGCAGGCCTTGGAGGAGCTGGAGAAGCTGAGCAACTTCCTGACACGGGGCCTGCAGGGCTCCCCGCCAGACCCGCCAGACTGGGATGGTCCCAGGATCCCCAGCCTGTCCTGCCTGCTGCAGCGAGACATGCAGTCCTTCGGGGTGCTGGTGGCCGAGATCTTCTTCGCGCAGCGGCTGCGCCCCCTGGGCCTGGAGGCCTCGCTGCCCGAGCGCTTCCAGGCGGTGTGCAGGCTGGCGCGGTGCCGGCTGCGGGAGGTGGCCGAGCCCCTGCAGCAGGCCGTGCTCACCCTGCTCCATCTGCAAGAGGAGAGGCCCggcacctcgccccaccccctgCACCCCGCCCTCTTCCACTACCCGGCAGTTCTGTCGGGCCTGCCCCCGCCCAGCCCCGGCCTCCTGCTCAGTCCCTGCTGCCCAATCATCCCCTTCCCGGCCTACTTCCCCAGGCTGCACCGGCTGGCCTGCAGCTTCTCAGCCCCGGGCCAAGGCACCCTGCTGGGCCGCGAGTTTGTCTTCTCCCTG
Proteins encoded in this region:
- the wdr81 gene encoding WD repeat-containing protein 81 — encoded protein: MTGHLTCPPASGSPGHQKGRRTVGCLDIVHPAAWGPGWRRMEWLVSGAERELGIERRQLALGEGRQLVALVPARWAGSLRQGWPGPCPRPEGLSTAELSALLQRSAYKLPVGWTRVSIQGVRKRRLSRWQPPEHGAGPPNLGSLCGFMSHVAEQNFRNLWREAHARCMVAGQDQNKATPASVPQTPPTPHATPIFASQTPPTTRATSASQIPSTSHAAPSAHATPSPASFATPSPESQCTTSGLSQPPPTFTSRTTFTPASQATPAATFPPTAPALSTRTSRAARLDALKASLSRALGCSFVQVEAHEGGPVPAPAPGPIHPNLLPVHALLETTQALYLVQPLPCYTLRDAVIFSPAKLAGSHAKVLFVLYQALQALRACHREGLAVGGLTLAHLALDERLFTQLRLNLGDYEGDEEEEEEEEGVVEEEEEEQERQQPEEDGAGGPEPCSDPQDLRELVTGWVQGRVSNFTYLMGVNRLAGRRSGDPNYHPVLPWVVDFSSPHGGFRDLRKSKFRLTKGDKQLDFTYQMAREALWAEGVCGGPGVRVHVPHHIPDVLSDITYYVYTARRTPRALLCRHVRAQWEPHEYPGSVERMAAWTPDECIPEYYSQPDLFQSLHPDMADLQLPAWCTHGPTAFVAMHRRLLESREVSQELHHWLDLTFGYRLSGREAVRAKNICLPLVDAHTHLTCYGVVQLFDQPHPQRMVGPAWAPAEPPAFTGRPQAWHGQGWAAPEEEEGAQAPVGVEEGAGDLEEGTEALDSLSALDGPSAPALDAPPAGPPQGKAWGPGEKEEGPVHLPEGFNPLQALEELEKLSNFLTRGLQGSPPDPPDWDGPRIPSLSCLLQRDMQSFGVLVAEIFFAQRLRPLGLEASLPERFQAVCRLARCRLREVAEPLQQAVLTLLHLQEERPGTSPHPLHPALFHYPAVLSGLPPPSPGLLLSPCCPIIPFPAYFPRLHRLACSFSAPGQGTLLGREFVFSLWQQLDWLLEVVEPEGLEILLPFVLELLSAEGTAVYSAWYLFEPMARALGPRGAQRCLLSPLAGVYERPGYLPGRFYLYTDCFVLQLMVRLGLQPFLTSLLPHILQVLTGQEGDAEAQGLGGGPEDEAGPAYGSGEEKGSADPGSYMGCELSEGEEPQGGIFGDEQEAAGQARPSNGSSNGEASGEEQGLDPDTKDGLSLPSPGGQDLGLAEGSLQPEEEEEAAEEEEAEQTAPLCTTPEGRLCEMLRESAEQELEEEEELTEGKEQKILLDTACKTVKWLSAKLGPTLCSRHIVRNLLRLLVTCYFGPEKQQFVLNGEEDVPCVGSIYKHRPVLGDLVAQPVLECLGYVAQLYGEPLLTYQCLPYVAYLVAPSNSRRLNSRKEANLLAAMVLMQKIIVYLSDTTLMDILPKINQDLLLPVLEVLTSPFASFPGGAQARSVLGVKTLSLIALVCLRIGQEMVVQHMSKTLRCFFEGFSIVPEQREKAGQSDSPWPGTPETDAADWDPAALDELGEVFSLEMAFSAYIPFNCLIGDTTIRRLLRNHELVWGMAARYQEEVSGRGAESPPPPSPDAGDPWPRDGPRGEDGASGTFGSAMVGNRIEIGPGARPAWLPLSDDQEPGSLKQELGRSGRCLDGNWLAHWRYEVGRGQQDGRFHFHQIRLQTFTGHTGTVRTLAPLPSEDFFLSTGRDRTVRLWPLYNQGDGTGTVEPRLTYAHHRRPVYCAQQLGALQQVASCDGTVHIWDQFTGKPIRIFDCFDSRNPITAVATMPAPHCSLLVGTSDSVLHFIDPRKPGLQHEFRLGMNASAGLIRCMAISPSGRSVAVGFSSGFIYLLDTRTGLILKVWPAHESDILQLKSTEGNVLVSSSTDHSVTVWKESEPKPLQHYKSPSDPVHAFDLHGHEVVAGTVANRIGIYSLDGSVPVATSKLSWENFRGVLTSLAMLPAKRLLLLGSDNGMIRLLA